A DNA window from Methylobacterium sp. NMS14P contains the following coding sequences:
- a CDS encoding DUF1178 family protein, giving the protein MIRYSLVCDAGHGFESWFPSSDSYDTQVARGLVTCPVCDSAKVSKALMVPSVARTDRERAPAPAPKAEAPVTMVAEPERQMRAMLRALREHVVANAEHVGARFPEEARKIHYGEAEGRSIYGEASPAEARALIDEGIEVAAIPVLPDDRN; this is encoded by the coding sequence ATGATCCGGTACAGTCTCGTCTGCGACGCCGGGCACGGCTTCGAGAGCTGGTTCCCGTCCTCCGACTCCTACGACACGCAGGTCGCGCGCGGCCTCGTGACGTGCCCGGTCTGCGACAGCGCCAAGGTCAGCAAGGCCCTGATGGTGCCGAGCGTCGCCCGCACGGACCGGGAGCGCGCGCCCGCGCCGGCTCCCAAGGCAGAGGCGCCGGTGACCATGGTCGCCGAGCCGGAGCGTCAGATGCGGGCGATGCTGCGCGCACTCCGGGAGCACGTCGTGGCGAATGCCGAGCACGTCGGGGCCCGCTTCCCCGAGGAGGCGCGCAAGATCCACTACGGCGAGGCGGAGGGGCGTTCGATCTACGGCGAGGCGAGCCCCGCGGAGGCGCGCGCCCTGATCGACGAGGGCATCGAGGTGGCGGCGATCCCGGTCCTGCCCGACGACCGGAACTGA